A region of the Parambassis ranga chromosome 24, fParRan2.1, whole genome shotgun sequence genome:
TCCCCAAACAGACCATCCGAATCCCCAGGAGTGCCGACGTCTCTCCGGCCAGGAAAGCCACAGACAGGCTGAAAGAAAGCTTGCTTCTGTCGGATCAGAGGTCAAGATCAGCTGAACGTTATGGTTCTACATCACCTGCCAGGGAGAAGCCAATGACGATCAAAGAACGAGCAAAGATATTCACAGAGGCATGTGTGTCAGAAGCTAAACCGACGTTGCCTAAACCACCAGCCATGACAGGAATGTCTCAAAAATCCACCTCGTCTGTGGCCCCATCGCCAGTGTCACAAGAACTGGGCAGTCAGGATAAACTGCATACTAAAGAGGCAACAAACTCAGAGATAACATTAAAACCAGAAGGACAAGATACTACTGCTATAGGGGTACAGATATCTACTACTACTGAGGCACAACAAACAGACTCCACAACAGAGGAAACAGTGGTCTTAGAAACAGTAGATCAAAGTGTGAAAACTAACAGTGTTGAAACAGGCCCTTCAGGTGAGGAGCAAGGGGTTTCTGCAAAACTCGCTAATAACACAAGCAAACAATCTAAAGGCCCTAACAGAACAGGGTCTCGCTCtaagagaaggaaaaacaaagaaccAACCAGTCCCATCAGCCCGAATAATCAAAACAAACCTGATAGTGCTACAAGTAAACCAAAGGTCACGGCTATAAAACAAGAACAGGTGGATAATACAGAGGAGACTGCCTCTGAACAGCCAGCAGAGAAAGCCTCATTACCATCTCTTAGTGTGCAAGGAGGCAGATCAGATGAACAGCCACGGAGCGATACCAAACAGGAAGCCAGTAAACAGCAACTGGAGGAATCAGAGAAAGTGTTAAATGCTGCTTCTAAAGAAAATATCTACAAAGCAGTCAGCAGACAGGAGGGACTGTCTGAACCATCTGTCAACACAGATGAACCTGATACGGCTGCCTGCAGCAGTGGAACAAAGAAGCCTATTGATGAGCATCCCGTTATTTTACCCCAAAAGGAGGAAAAAGCTGAGGCACACAGCTTTGTATTgacagaggaaggaaaaaatgcctcggaggacaacaaagaaacttctacctcctccccctcacctGTGCTTGAACGGGCTATAGAGCCGTCTCCGGCAGTTAAGCAGGATTCACCTGTTGAAATGTTATCAGTGCAACATGAATCAAAGAAACCTGGTGAAAAACAAGCTGAGCAacatcaaaacaacacaagacataTAAATGAGATTAAAGACGTggaaaaaacaaatcagaccaagaagaagaaaaaagaaaatctgcagcagctcctgcctTCAAACAAATGTGCGGAGGAGGAGGTTTCAGATGTTGGAGAAGGTATCACAGGGAAAGAGGGGATTGTTGTAAAAGGTGATGAAAGCACGAAACCTGATAGAaatgaagagacacagacagtTGAAGACAAAGAAAGAACAAGTGGATCATCAGACATCTCTGCTGTAACACAACATGTCAGTCAGGTGGGGACTACACACCCAgcagaagctgctgtttgtacCATCACCCAGACTAATGAGGCTGTGAGTGGCACAGAGAGTGATAAAGTGCCTGTAAAGGTAGAGACAGCTACAAATGTGCCTGCAGAAAGCCCTGGAAAAGCAGAGCCACAGCCTCATTCTGTgtctgtggaaaaaacacagaatcaacTTGATGACTCACGTACACATGGAGCTAATGATGCTGTGCTCTCCAGCTCCAAACCTATTACCGAAGCAGTTAAGAAAGTCACATCTAAAATCACTAATGACACTTCAGGGCTGATaactacacacactgagaaGACCCAGGAAGAATTGCCTGTTAAAGAGCCTCCTCTTATTTCTGCTGGTAAATCTGCTAGTgcaagagcagagaaagaaaaggggtCAACTGTCAAATCAGCGCCATCTGATGTACTGAAACCAGCTCCCAGCCACCCACAGGCTAAAGAAGCAAAGCATACAGAGAACAGCAGTGATGTGGCTTCACTGAAGGATGCCAAGAAAATCACCCAGAAACAGTCTGAAGGCACATTTAGTGTAACAGAGAAGTCAGCTGACAAAACGTCGCCAGTAATTGAACCTTCATCTGTTGCTAACGGTGATACCTCCACATATTCGGCATCCCTTAAAAAGGAACCTGTCAATACCAAGCAGAGTCAACCTCCAAAAGCACACTCTTCTTCAGAGGCTAATAGGATGAACCTGGATCCAATCAAGCGTTCATCCATGAGGAAGCTCCATTTGCTGAGCAAAGATGATTCTTTCAAACAACAGGACGTCCCCTCAAGCTGGCTCGATGTGGACTTTCCCAAACAGAAACTTAAGGCCCCAGGGCCCAAACTAACTTCTTCTGGAAGTGAGAGCAATCTCTTGGACACTTCTGGTGAGCTAGATGATGAGGATTTTGTTCAGAAAATCAAGAAACTTTGTGTCCCATTCTCCCTCCCACCACGTAAACACAACCACCTCAGGCCACCTCAGCCCCCCTTTGCCATGCCAGCCATCAGAGAGGACCGCTTTGAGAAGACCTTTGACCCTGAGGAGTTTACAATCGGTTTAAGAAAGAAGACTCAGTTCAACTTCGACACGACCCCAAGTCTTTTAGCCAAGCTtcaaaacacagagacaaaaccTAGCCTGAAGCCTGCGAGGGCAAGCTTTGCTGACAGGAGCTTGCTGCTCAGTAGCCTCAGGGAAAAGACGTCTGtcaaggatgaggaggatgtcAAGGAAGAGAAAGATGACCAGTTCAAGGTGAAGTCTCGTTTGGACGGGAGCTGCGTCCTTGGCaacctcacctcctccagttTCAGAGGAAAGAAGAACGGAGTTCAGACACAGGCAGAGGCCACTGGATCTGGGAATGTGTCTCCCAATGAAGCCCCCCAACTCAGCCCCTTAGCTTTGTCCCAGCCACCCCCGCCAAGCTCAACTACCACAGCTCCAACCAGAGACTCACTGGCCAAGCAGAATGTAGAGGaagtctgtgctgcagaggcTGTGGTCAGTGACTCAGGTCCTCCACTTCCTTCTTTTAACGACATCAAGCTGCCTGACTATTTAGAGAAGTACCTCCCGCGAGATCCAGCGAAAACAGTGCAGAGCGTGCAAGGACAGGAGCAAGTCAAACCAGAGGTTAGTCTCACTGTGTGCTTTTAAAAGAATGTGCATTTTAAATGTAGCCTTCCTCATAACACAGTAATTCAACTGGCAATATGCAGTATACACAGACATTATTAAATAAACTGTACTGTATAAAGTCATCACAGTTCATTTTATGAGCAGACCGACTCAACAACTTTTATACTcacctctttgttttctgtttatgcATTAGTTTACTGAAAAAATGGCtactctgctctctggagctgaagcagatgtgtgtgtgaaaccagcTCCAGTGCTTCCTGACACCGTggctccatgttttcctgggaTTCCTGCCGCCACACGCCCTACACTGCCCGAGCTAAAGCAGCCTCCGGCTCAGCCACAGGGAAAACCTAAAAGCAGTGTAAGTGTTCTGCATTCATCATAAACCTATTATTAAAAGACGCATAACAGTTTAGTAGCACAAGTTAAAGTACTAAACGGCACAAGGAAGAGTCTGACAAGAGAGCTGGAGACTATTTATAATCATGATTTCCATTAGAGCTACACCACATACAGTATTCATGGAAAGATTTGAATTTTTTTGCCTGCCCTCTCTACTACTGCTCACTCACTTTCGTTCCTTTTGATgtcataatttaaataaaatggacAGGGCTGTGTTTAGAgctaatgatgatgatgctggtgATAGGACTATTTGTTGGCAAACATGTGGGTACAGCGAGCTATGTGCTTCAAAGTGAGTCTGTGCTTCTGGGTCTCCAGTTGTGACTGAAATTTTGTCAGGTTTTTAATAACTtgtgatgaagagcagcaggtCAGAACAAGGTTTAGGTTGGGGTAGTCTTGAAGAGAATGGAACTGAATAAACCTGTTTCCAACAGAGGACAAATAAAGATCCAGCATAACTTCAATAATATGTATTGACCCTTTGAAAGAGCTTGTTTTGTTGGGAAACTGTGAAGAAAAGTTAAAAGAAAAGTTTTTCTCTAACTATTTTTCTTTCAATGCTGCCAAAAGCATCTTAAAAGATGAATAAACCCTGTTTTTGGCTTGCTTCTTGCTTATTACTTCTCACTGTGGTGTTTGACTACAAAATCAGAACAGTGAAATCTCCACAGACCCGCTGCCTCCCTGAAAGTTAACTCAAAAGGTCAGGATATTCAACAGGCTGAGTCGCTGCACAGACAAATGCAGATTAACCTCATCTTTTATGGATGTTTGTCATGCGCTGCATGTTTGTCACGATTTTAATTGCGTGCTTTTTTGCATTCCAGATAAGAACTGCTAAGGGATTTCACAAGCGCCCTGGAAAGGTACAGTAGGCACAGAATGAATTCAACATGGAGGGAGGGGACTCTGGATAGACACAACTAGCACTCAGTTCTGTGAAAACATCTGCTTTTCATATGGTGTTCTTGAGGATAAacaatgtatttaaaaaaaagtacaaattcCATGGAACTCACTGCTGCCAAAACAGTGCCAAACTTGTGTTTCTTCATTATTGTAGAACTTCATTAATGGCTGTTACAACAAAAAGGAGATATTCCCCCTGGTGCTGAGGGTTTTCAGTCTCTTGCCcacacatcagcttttcatTAATTCACTCTACATGCTGCTCCAGCTGAGCTGGGATCCACAGTCACGACTGGCATTAACCGTAAAAAGAACCCAACAAACAACAGCCACTCTCTGAATATCAGCATTCTGCTGCTCTATAAACCAAAAATACAAGTTTTATATTAAAGTGACGCACCACATTAGAAGTTATTGTATGCCCGTATGCCATTTTGGTATAAACATCATTGCTTCCACCGTAGCATGCTTTTAGGCTTCTCTCAGCACTCTGTCCGTGCTGCTTTAGATTTCAGGCATTTTACCATtatttctctgcctttttttgacACTGCCCCTTCATCTCTCTACACAGATGGTGCTGTTTGAAAAAGCTCAGTTCGGTGGCCAAGCGTATGAGATTTACAGGGACGTAGCAGATGCTACATCTCTGCAGCTCTCACCTCTTATATCTGTGAAAGTCTTTAGAGGATGGTAAGTAGAACCTAAAGATGATGAGATGAAAATGTGGGCTTCTAATCAGTGTAAAGTGATTGTGTGACCCGTTTAATGGAACATCAGTCtcttagttaaaaaaaaaactctgccatcatgttgtatttatttatttatagtggTGATTTTGCCTCTGTTTTGCTGAGTACTGCAAAATTTTCACAGCAGGGTGCTGCCTCTTGTAAATCACTGGGATAGTGTGAAGCCCCGGGTGTCACCCGTGTTGTTGTTTGCAGAAGTGCTAACTGCACAGGGACTGACTCACCATGCTACCAATCAAATACTATCTTTGTTATCCAATCTAGGCTTTCAGCAACCTCACCAAGGCAAACTAAATCagcatttaaaggtagggtaggagattttgaaaactcagggagagtcagccagatttcaaaagtataagctcaccccaaagccacacctcccaatcacatggacgcgcattacctgaagacatgctgcggtctgtgacttcggccatcatgcacgtatatctctggtgcacgcagagcaggaagagagcagccaatactccatgcagaggattggctgatgtttttagcgttttatagcttccacagatgattaatattcttcgttttaatgcgaaactgcctaattggttgctgtcggattgtaaagagaactAATttaactaatttaacaaaaactgcatcagaatgaaatctcctaccctacctttaatcaaTACCACatgccaaaaaaagaaaaaaacaataaaagataTTCCATTTTTCCTTTACTTTTAGCATACCGGAATCTCAATAATCAATGCTGAAGGAACAGGGACAGAAATTCAGTAGGGCTCATTAAATCGTCAGATCTTTGCTGTATACAGATGTATACACTGCCAACGCTAATTTGCTTCTTTAATTTCATTCTTTGTTTGctgcactgtactgtactcTATTTTTAGCAAACATTGTGACATTGTGACTCATTGGGCATTGTTTTCAAGGATGCAGTCTGTTGTTTTTACAACTCCACTCTGCAGGAGATAAATTAGATGTGATTCATGTTAATTAGTAAGCTCTAGAGAAGATaacctgtgatgatgctgtcattttgttttcatgtaacaaaaatgcaaaattatattgaatttttaaaaacacaaacttcaCATCCTTGTGTTTGTGCTAAATTCATTAAttttgtttactctgcagctggGTGCTATACGAGAAGCCTGACTTTCAAGGACGCACCATCGCTCTGGAGGAAGGAGCGACGGAGCTTACAAATATGTGGGCTGAGTCTGAAGTAGAGACAGAGCACAGCAATCAAGCCATGCTGATTGGTTCTATTCGACTTGCTGTCATGGTGAGAGTACCAGTTAACTACCTTCACCTTAAAACGGCCTTTGGTGTCCACATCGTCTTcacttaacaaaaaaaaaagagtaaaacttCAGTCACTTGGTTTCATTGGGAGGATTTGTTAAATCAGTGTCGGCCACCACTGAtaattgctgtgtttgtttcccctctctcccgctctctgtCTGTAGGATTACAGCATCCCACACATTGATCTGTTTACTGAACCGGAGGGCCACGGAAGAGTGACGCCTTACCACGATGATACAATAGAGACGGGCTCATTCGGGATCCCACTGAGCACTGCTTCCATCCAGGTGCACTCCGGGGTGTAAGTATGGCTCTTTCTTAGATAGATTAGATTTTATTTGAAACATTAGGGCACTCAAGTCTCAGACGTAATGAAACAATCCCAGCTCTGCTCGCTGATGTTTTCTTGCTGCTGACTGAAAATCCTTCCCGCTGTGCTCAGTGCAAATGGCCTTTTCTAATGGGATGTTCTCGTGTCGAGTTTGACTTCAGTAAATCACTGAGGACTCATAATCATTACTCTGTGTTTATCTTTGACTTTCAGTCATTTGCCTGCTCAGGAATGTCTGTCCTGCTGTTGCATGTTAGAGAGTGCAGAGTGGAGGGGTTGGAAGCAGAGTAAAGAGGTGGAGACTATACAGAGAGTGAGAAAATTACAAAGGTGTGGAGAGTTTTCCACGTGAGAGGCATCATTAAGGACATTTTGTGCCCTGCCCTGAAGGAAATAAACAACATGAGACCTTTACCTCCTCAGATACTTTTAGTTTCACATATTAGGAGATAGACAGAAGctcatctctgctgctgttggctTTGCAACAGGTGGAGACAAATGTAGTTAAACAAACTTACAGTAAAAACCACTAAGCTCTGTCACTGATCAAACATTGGCTCCTGTTATGTTAGAGTATGTCTTTCACCCCCATGAGGTTGGCATCACTTCTTTTCTATTTCACATACTCGGCTGAATGGTTTATTCATCCTGCCTCAGGCTCACACATGGTGGTTGATATGAGATGGGCATATTTCTTTCAAACACTGCCCACACTAAATATAAATTGTGAGAAGTAATCCTTTGAACTGAAGCATGCCATTCCCAAGAAATTGTTTTTGAAGCTACACAGCTTTTGTTCTGCTCTCTTAGTTGCATGACTCATTTCTGACATATTAAACCTGCACTGACCTCATGATACTTGATGACACCGTTTACTGCTGCCTGTGATCTAGGTGGAAAGCATCAGTGTTGTTCGTCTCACATGAATTTTAAAACCCCTCATAATTATATGCAGGCACCTTTTGACATGATGTTACATTAACATGCAGTGTGGGTGTTTGTTCTTCCCTCAGGTGGCTTGTTTTCAGTGACCCAGGGTTTCAGGGCATGGTAGCTGTTCTGGAAACTGGAGCGTACCCTTTTCCTGAAACATG
Encoded here:
- the LOC114428323 gene encoding beta/gamma crystallin domain-containing protein 1-like isoform X1 → MFTTYIKSLNDMVFSTAESPEEQPSTGVLGRIGSWFSPWRGKASQTENVSPSDLKSEEEEQSEKSVRSLTGEQQWEEENSAGLCRDIFPCEKEDATQSGRRDGSLLSSTQTGEGGPKEEEPVEYRKKRTGQGKEREESSNGTVASGNPEKNASHLTHLSSSSKQGVVWDTNQAHAQPQTKRQTQFQTGKRLHVYLEETSVIQCGQDSHAGQEVVCTTVTKSLQVIPKAKPSASDLQNSSSPDIKRINVRPAAEAENVCFALEGVSLKSHKDSQLEPEKEQTETDGMGRKNSARRRVRKNSQGDGATSPRANVPQSTQPVPGGSPSSDNSATSPQGKSPKTHMRKEPAGSSSEHRPTSEALPEGGEISFPDKVKQLDNFQDSNPVTAATQVCVVDGGADMEDEDSLYKVERKTETPESKRRSMKVSLSEVKFFRKNVPLKPKDSKDCTATPKDTKDEVEDKPKTETDSSVFDPKKSTQEPNTAVGRIADRISLFEQQQKLTSVPKQTIRIPRSADVSPARKATDRLKESLLLSDQRSRSAERYGSTSPAREKPMTIKERAKIFTEACVSEAKPTLPKPPAMTGMSQKSTSSVAPSPVSQELGSQDKLHTKEATNSEITLKPEGQDTTAIGVQISTTTEAQQTDSTTEETVVLETVDQSVKTNSVETGPSGEEQGVSAKLANNTSKQSKGPNRTGSRSKRRKNKEPTSPISPNNQNKPDSATSKPKVTAIKQEQVDNTEETASEQPAEKASLPSLSVQGGRSDEQPRSDTKQEASKQQLEESEKVLNAASKENIYKAVSRQEGLSEPSVNTDEPDTAACSSGTKKPIDEHPVILPQKEEKAEAHSFVLTEEGKNASEDNKETSTSSPSPVLERAIEPSPAVKQDSPVEMLSVQHESKKPGEKQAEQHQNNTRHINEIKDVEKTNQTKKKKKENLQQLLPSNKCAEEEVSDVGEGITGKEGIVVKGDESTKPDRNEETQTVEDKERTSGSSDISAVTQHVSQVGTTHPAEAAVCTITQTNEAVSGTESDKVPVKVETATNVPAESPGKAEPQPHSVSVEKTQNQLDDSRTHGANDAVLSSSKPITEAVKKVTSKITNDTSGLITTHTEKTQEELPVKEPPLISAGKSASARAEKEKGSTVKSAPSDVLKPAPSHPQAKEAKHTENSSDVASLKDAKKITQKQSEGTFSVTEKSADKTSPVIEPSSVANGDTSTYSASLKKEPVNTKQSQPPKAHSSSEANRMNLDPIKRSSMRKLHLLSKDDSFKQQDVPSSWLDVDFPKQKLKAPGPKLTSSGSESNLLDTSGELDDEDFVQKIKKLCVPFSLPPRKHNHLRPPQPPFAMPAIREDRFEKTFDPEEFTIGLRKKTQFNFDTTPSLLAKLQNTETKPSLKPARASFADRSLLLSSLREKTSVKDEEDVKEEKDDQFKVKSRLDGSCVLGNLTSSSFRGKKNGVQTQAEATGSGNVSPNEAPQLSPLALSQPPPPSSTTTAPTRDSLAKQNVEEVCAAEAVVSDSGPPLPSFNDIKLPDYLEKYLPRDPAKTVQSVQGQEQVKPEFTEKMATLLSGAEADVCVKPAPVLPDTVAPCFPGIPAATRPTLPELKQPPAQPQGKPKSSIRTAKGFHKRPGKMVLFEKAQFGGQAYEIYRDVADATSLQLSPLISVKVFRGCWVLYEKPDFQGRTIALEEGATELTNMWAESEVETEHSNQAMLIGSIRLAVMDYSIPHIDLFTEPEGHGRVTPYHDDTIETGSFGIPLSTASIQVHSGVWLVFSDPGFQGMVAVLETGAYPFPETWGFPSPFIGSLRPLKMGAFKVENPSEVKAVLYKKPGFGGTCVEIDSEVFSFCEAEGDIDPDGDKLKSVASLKIIGGFWVGYSEPGFEGQQYILEEGEYLDCSDWGGLELLSLQPILSDFMSPHLKLFSDRDFGKLGVNIDLTVPVTNMDDTGYGMKTQSIDVIGGVWVVFEEPGFCGESYILEKGLYGSPEDWGALQHCIGSTMPVLLDNFENTTKFKVQLFSDPGFQGSVLALEDSAVSLQDSFSVASCKVLAGSWLAFEGQDFTGKMYVLEEGSYPDLRAMGCVSASGSILSLQTVGFEFSLPSITLFERSGLRGKRVLLTEGSVNLQLAGGCGRVQSVLVEGGMWVLYEGINYRGAQILLKPGEVLDWRKFSSWQKIGSLRPLLQKQVHFRLRNRQTGLMMSVTGDMDDVKLLRIQEMEEMDGLEQIWFYQNGHLHCKLLEDCCLRPNSSVLIAGSRVGLSPETDTHLWSITPEGFIHYTLNSDLVLETKGGHHYDKNQVILNTLNTNKLQQRWDVEII
- the LOC114428323 gene encoding beta/gamma crystallin domain-containing protein 1-like isoform X2, with protein sequence MAESPEEQPSTGVLGRIGSWFSPWRGKASQTENVSPSDLKSEEEEQSEKSVRSLTGEQQWEEENSAGLCRDIFPCEKEDATQSGRRDGSLLSSTQTGEGGPKEEEPVEYRKKRTGQGKEREESSNGTVASGNPEKNASHLTHLSSSSKQGVVWDTNQAHAQPQTKRQTQFQTGKRLHVYLEETSVIQCGQDSHAGQEVVCTTVTKSLQVIPKAKPSASDLQNSSSPDIKRINVRPAAEAENVCFALEGVSLKSHKDSQLEPEKEQTETDGMGRKNSARRRVRKNSQGDGATSPRANVPQSTQPVPGGSPSSDNSATSPQGKSPKTHMRKEPAGSSSEHRPTSEALPEGGEISFPDKVKQLDNFQDSNPVTAATQVCVVDGGADMEDEDSLYKVERKTETPESKRRSMKVSLSEVKFFRKNVPLKPKDSKDCTATPKDTKDEVEDKPKTETDSSVFDPKKSTQEPNTAVGRIADRISLFEQQQKLTSVPKQTIRIPRSADVSPARKATDRLKESLLLSDQRSRSAERYGSTSPAREKPMTIKERAKIFTEACVSEAKPTLPKPPAMTGMSQKSTSSVAPSPVSQELGSQDKLHTKEATNSEITLKPEGQDTTAIGVQISTTTEAQQTDSTTEETVVLETVDQSVKTNSVETGPSGEEQGVSAKLANNTSKQSKGPNRTGSRSKRRKNKEPTSPISPNNQNKPDSATSKPKVTAIKQEQVDNTEETASEQPAEKASLPSLSVQGGRSDEQPRSDTKQEASKQQLEESEKVLNAASKENIYKAVSRQEGLSEPSVNTDEPDTAACSSGTKKPIDEHPVILPQKEEKAEAHSFVLTEEGKNASEDNKETSTSSPSPVLERAIEPSPAVKQDSPVEMLSVQHESKKPGEKQAEQHQNNTRHINEIKDVEKTNQTKKKKKENLQQLLPSNKCAEEEVSDVGEGITGKEGIVVKGDESTKPDRNEETQTVEDKERTSGSSDISAVTQHVSQVGTTHPAEAAVCTITQTNEAVSGTESDKVPVKVETATNVPAESPGKAEPQPHSVSVEKTQNQLDDSRTHGANDAVLSSSKPITEAVKKVTSKITNDTSGLITTHTEKTQEELPVKEPPLISAGKSASARAEKEKGSTVKSAPSDVLKPAPSHPQAKEAKHTENSSDVASLKDAKKITQKQSEGTFSVTEKSADKTSPVIEPSSVANGDTSTYSASLKKEPVNTKQSQPPKAHSSSEANRMNLDPIKRSSMRKLHLLSKDDSFKQQDVPSSWLDVDFPKQKLKAPGPKLTSSGSESNLLDTSGELDDEDFVQKIKKLCVPFSLPPRKHNHLRPPQPPFAMPAIREDRFEKTFDPEEFTIGLRKKTQFNFDTTPSLLAKLQNTETKPSLKPARASFADRSLLLSSLREKTSVKDEEDVKEEKDDQFKVKSRLDGSCVLGNLTSSSFRGKKNGVQTQAEATGSGNVSPNEAPQLSPLALSQPPPPSSTTTAPTRDSLAKQNVEEVCAAEAVVSDSGPPLPSFNDIKLPDYLEKYLPRDPAKTVQSVQGQEQVKPEFTEKMATLLSGAEADVCVKPAPVLPDTVAPCFPGIPAATRPTLPELKQPPAQPQGKPKSSIRTAKGFHKRPGKMVLFEKAQFGGQAYEIYRDVADATSLQLSPLISVKVFRGCWVLYEKPDFQGRTIALEEGATELTNMWAESEVETEHSNQAMLIGSIRLAVMDYSIPHIDLFTEPEGHGRVTPYHDDTIETGSFGIPLSTASIQVHSGVWLVFSDPGFQGMVAVLETGAYPFPETWGFPSPFIGSLRPLKMGAFKVENPSEVKAVLYKKPGFGGTCVEIDSEVFSFCEAEGDIDPDGDKLKSVASLKIIGGFWVGYSEPGFEGQQYILEEGEYLDCSDWGGLELLSLQPILSDFMSPHLKLFSDRDFGKLGVNIDLTVPVTNMDDTGYGMKTQSIDVIGGVWVVFEEPGFCGESYILEKGLYGSPEDWGALQHCIGSTMPVLLDNFENTTKFKVQLFSDPGFQGSVLALEDSAVSLQDSFSVASCKVLAGSWLAFEGQDFTGKMYVLEEGSYPDLRAMGCVSASGSILSLQTVGFEFSLPSITLFERSGLRGKRVLLTEGSVNLQLAGGCGRVQSVLVEGGMWVLYEGINYRGAQILLKPGEVLDWRKFSSWQKIGSLRPLLQKQVHFRLRNRQTGLMMSVTGDMDDVKLLRIQEMEEMDGLEQIWFYQNGHLHCKLLEDCCLRPNSSVLIAGSRVGLSPETDTHLWSITPEGFIHYTLNSDLVLETKGGHHYDKNQVILNTLNTNKLQQRWDVEII